One segment of Mus caroli chromosome 6, CAROLI_EIJ_v1.1, whole genome shotgun sequence DNA contains the following:
- the Nap1l5 gene encoding nucleosome assembly protein 1-like 5, protein MADPEKQGPAESRAEDEVMEGAQGGEDAATGDSAAAPAAEEPQAPAENAPKPKKDFMESLPNSVKCRVLALKKLQKRCDKIEAKFDKEFQALEKKYNDIYKPLLAKIQELTGEMEGCAWTLDGEDDEDDEEEDEEEEEEEEEEAAAGATGGPNSAKK, encoded by the coding sequence ATGGCCGACCCCGAGAAGCAGGGACCCGCTGAGAGCCGCGCCGAGGACGAGGTAATGGAAGGCGCCCAGGGTGGCGAAGATGCCGCGACCGGTGACAGTGCCGCTGCTCCCGCGGCTGAGGAGCCCCAGGCTCCCGCGGAGAATGCGCCCAAGCCAAAAAAAGACTTTATGGAGAGCTTGCCCAATTCCGTGAAATGCCGGGTTCTGGCGCTCAAAAAGCTGCAGAAGCGCTGCGATAAGATCGAGGCCAAGTTTGACAAGGAATTCCAGGCTCTGGAGAAGAAGTACAACGATATCTACAAGCCCCTACTCGCCAAGATCCAGGAGCTCACCGGAGAGATGGAGGGCTGCGCGTGGACCCTGGACGGAGAGGACGATGAAGACGACgaggaagaggacgaggaggaggaggaggaagaggaagaagaggctgcAGCTGGCGCAACTGGAGGTCCCAACTCCGCCAAGAAGTGA